A single window of Nicotiana tomentosiformis chromosome 1, ASM39032v3, whole genome shotgun sequence DNA harbors:
- the LOC104114614 gene encoding disease resistance protein RPM1-like — translation MAIGGVLATKNWTNIREWGMLNHNLGPELDSNDKFGSMRIVLLLSFNDLPYYLKPCFLYLSIYPEDHLIERNTLIYRWITEGFVKQKEGRTVEDVAEGYLNELINRSLLHPVQYNDDGSMKLGRIHDLYRELILSKSRDDNFTATVNEQTTLWPEKTRRMSIHGTLGNLQVKRSATKLRSFLTFGVSRSTVLIMHESSAWYLSLRNTSVRVLSRSIERLKQLEILDLKQTYVTELPVEILKLENLRLLVYSHVSYSYLPYNCSPGFKALRGFGTLRALQKLVYIEATPGSDILREVGMLSELRRLCILKLRKEDGRTVCSSIVKLRKLESLNLKSLEEHEILDISYMSSPPPLLQRLYLTGRIVKFPRIHWRGTTLEQGKFQKLKLLNLDKWEGLRRVTIKEGAIPHLEKMVIQRCTLLESVPIGIECLLSLKILEFFDMSDEFIMTLRPDKLGADSWKVSHIPEVYYTYWRDGCWMVHSLKEKCNNQISSHSGAVTRTYGRRNSL, via the exons ATGGCCATTGGTGGGGTTTTGGCTACAAAGAACTGGACTAATATTAGGGAATGGGGAATGCTTAATCACAACCTTGGTCCTGAACTTGATAGCAATGACAAATTTGGGAGTATGAGAATAGTTTTGTTACTCAGTTTCAATGATCTTCCCTACTATCTTAAGCCATGTTTCCTGTATTTGAGCATTTATCCCGAGGATCATCTAATTGAGCGCAATACATTGATCTACCGGTGGATAACAGAAGGGTTTGTAAAACAAAAAGAGGGGAGGACAGTTGAAGACGTTGCAGAAGGCTATCTCAATGAGCTCATCAACAGAAGCTTGCTCCATCCGGTGCAATACAATGATGACGGTAGCATGAAATTGGGACGGATTCATGACCTATATCGCGAGCTTATTCTTTCAAAATCAAGAGATGATAACTTTACTGCAACAGTTAATGAGCAGACTACATTGTGGCCTGAAAAAACTCGACGCATGTCAATCCATGGCACGCTAGGGAACCTACAAGTGAAAAGGTCAGCCACTAAACTCCGGTCTTTTCTTACATTTGGTGTAAGCAGATCCACAGTCCTTATCATGCATGAGTCTAGTGCTTG GTATCTAAGCTTGAGGAATACCAGTGTGAGGGTGCTTTCAAGATCCATTGAAAGACTCAAACAGCTAGAAATATTAGATCTGAAGCAGACATATGTCACTGAGTTGCCTGTGGAGATTTTGAAACTTGAAAATCTCCGCCTTTTAGTTTATAGCCACGTTTCCTACTCGTATCTTCCTTATAATTGTTCACCGGGTTTTAAGGCTTTGAGAGGATTTGGAACTTTGAGAGCCTTGCAGAAACTTGTGTATATTGAGGCAACCCCCGGCAGTGACATACTCAGAGAAGTAGGGATGTTGAGTGAACTGAGAAGACTTTGTATTCTAAAGTTGAGAAAAGAAGATGGGAGGACTGTGTGCTCATCAATTGTAAAGCTCCGCAAGCTTGAGTCTTTAAATCTTAAATCACTCGAAGAACATGAGATCCTTGATATTTCTTACATGTCTTCCCCTCCACCTCTTCTTCAGCGCCTGTATTTGACAGGACGCATTGTTAAGTTTCCAAG GATACACTGGAGAGGAACTACACTTGAGCAAGGTAAATTTCAGAAGCTTAAGTTGTTAAATTTGGACAAGTGGGAAGGACTTAGACGGGTGACAATCAAAGAGGGTGCAATACCTCATTTGGAGAAGATGGTTATCCAGAGATGTACTTTGCTGGAAAGTGTGCCAATAGGAATTGAATGCCTCCTTAGTCTGAAGATTCTTGAATTTTTTGACATGTCTGATGAATTTATCATGACATTGCGTCCCGACAAACTAGGTGCTGATTCTTGGAAAGTTTCACATATTCCTGAAGTATATTATACGTATTGGAGGGACGGTTGTTGGATGGTACACTCACTAAAGGAGAAGTGCAACAATCAGATTTCTAGCCATTCTGGAGCTGTCACTAGGACCTATGGAAGGCGAAATTCGCTGTAG
- the LOC104114605 gene encoding histone H3.2-like: MARTKQTARKSTGGKAPRKQLATKAARKLAPATGGVKKPHRFRPGTVALREIRKYQKSTELLMRKLPFQRLVREIAQDFKTDLRFQSSAVAALQEAAEAYLVGLFEDTNLCAIHAKRVTIMPKDIQLARRIRGERA, encoded by the coding sequence ATGGCTCGTACCAAGCAAACTGCCCGCAAATCCACTGGTGGAAAGGCTCCAAGGAAGCAGCTAGCTACCAAGGCCGCGAGAAAGTTAGCTCCGGCGACCGGAGGAGTGAAGAAGCCTCACCGTTTCCGTCCAGGAACTGTCGCTCTCAGGGAAATCAGGAAGTACCAGAAATCTACTGAGTTGTTGATGAGGAAGTTGCCATTTCAGAGGCTGGTGAGGGAAATAGCACAGGATTTCAAGACAGATTTGAGGTTCCAGAGCAGTGCTGTTGCTGCTCTTCAAGAGGCAGCCGAAGCTTACCTTGTTGGACTCTTTGAAGACACCAATCTTTGTGCCATTCACGCGAAGAGGGTCACCATAATGCCAAAGGACATTCAGCTGGCCAGGAGGATCCGTGGAGAAAGGGCTTAG